The following proteins come from a genomic window of Chthoniobacterales bacterium:
- a CDS encoding MaoC family dehydratase, with protein MTELYLEDLHVGDRFDSDVVHVTEEDIIAFARDFDQQAFHLDKSAAEKSVFKGLAASGWHTAAMSMKLYTTGKFRAAGGSVGLAVDELRWPHPVRPGDTLRLETEILEVRPSQSKPNRGIIRIRNVTTNQRGEIVQTFLAYVMVQRRPR; from the coding sequence GTGACCGAGCTCTACCTCGAAGATTTGCACGTCGGCGATCGCTTTGATTCCGACGTTGTCCACGTGACGGAGGAGGACATCATCGCTTTTGCCCGCGACTTCGACCAGCAGGCGTTTCACCTCGATAAATCCGCCGCCGAGAAGAGCGTTTTCAAGGGCCTGGCCGCCAGCGGCTGGCATACGGCGGCGATGAGCATGAAGTTGTATACCACCGGAAAATTTCGAGCGGCCGGTGGCTCGGTTGGTTTGGCCGTGGACGAATTGCGGTGGCCGCATCCGGTCCGGCCGGGAGATACGCTGCGGCTCGAGACTGAAATCCTGGAGGTGCGCCCGTCCCAATCGAAGCCCAATCGCGGCATTATCCGCATCCGGAACGTGACCACGAACCAGCGCGGCGAGATTGTCCAAACGTTCCTCGCCTACGTGATGGTGCAGCGGCGTCCTCGGTAG
- a CDS encoding ester cyclase encodes MSETAENRQVVEVINAVLSGEKPIAALDTVIADDFHDHAAFPGQRPGRAGFADAVGNLRAAFDQKVRSLHTAAEGDLVIDHWVSEGVHRGAFFGIEPTGKNVRIEGFSVWRIVDGRAAEAWGLVDIAGLMRQLKA; translated from the coding sequence ATGAGCGAAACGGCCGAGAACCGGCAGGTCGTTGAAGTCATTAATGCCGTGTTGAGCGGCGAGAAACCAATCGCCGCGCTGGACACGGTTATCGCGGATGATTTTCACGACCATGCCGCATTTCCTGGTCAGCGACCCGGCCGGGCTGGCTTCGCCGATGCGGTCGGAAATTTGCGAGCGGCTTTTGACCAGAAAGTGCGGAGTCTGCATACTGCGGCGGAAGGCGATCTCGTCATCGATCACTGGGTTTCAGAGGGGGTGCATCGCGGCGCTTTTTTTGGGATCGAGCCGACGGGGAAGAACGTTCGGATCGAAGGGTTCAGCGTTTGGCGAATCGTGGATGGCCGTGCCGCCGAGGCCTGGGGTCTGGTTGATATCGCGGGATTGATGAGGCAACTGAAGGCGTGA
- a CDS encoding LL-diaminopimelate aminotransferase, whose amino-acid sequence MAYLNDNYLKLQAGYLFPEISRRVREFCDANPDAAKRLIRCGIGDVTEPLPPAVIAAMHHAVDELSVRETFRGYGHEQGLESLRERIAEQDYRDRGVEMTMDEIFISEGSKSDCGYILDVLGDQNKLAITDPVYPVYVDTNVMVGHTGAADKSGRYEGITYLPCGPSNNFVPEPPSEPVDIVYLCFPNNPTGAVASREQLTRWVEYARKHESIILFDAAYEAYISDPKIPHSIFEIPGACECAVEFRSFSKNGGFTGVRCGFTVMPKSLLARTAGGERKPIHPLWHRRWSTKANSVSYPVQRGAEAIYTPEGREQVRHLIDHYMGNARILREAAEHAGLEVYGGVNAPYIWVSTPPGLTSWQMFDRMLHELNVVITPGSGFGSCGEGFFRISAFNSRENAEEVGRRLIGDGLPPGR is encoded by the coding sequence ATGGCCTATCTAAACGACAACTACCTCAAGCTCCAGGCTGGCTATCTCTTTCCCGAAATCAGCCGCCGGGTCCGTGAATTTTGCGACGCGAATCCGGACGCGGCGAAACGCCTGATTCGCTGCGGGATCGGCGACGTCACCGAGCCGTTGCCGCCGGCCGTTATCGCGGCCATGCACCACGCGGTGGATGAGCTCAGCGTCCGCGAGACTTTCCGCGGCTACGGCCATGAGCAGGGTTTGGAATCGCTGCGCGAGAGAATCGCGGAACAGGATTATCGCGACCGCGGCGTTGAGATGACCATGGACGAGATTTTTATCTCGGAAGGCTCGAAATCGGACTGCGGCTACATCCTCGACGTTTTGGGCGACCAAAACAAACTGGCGATTACCGACCCGGTTTATCCGGTTTACGTCGATACGAATGTCATGGTGGGGCACACGGGAGCCGCCGACAAATCAGGTCGATACGAAGGAATCACCTACCTGCCTTGCGGCCCCTCGAATAATTTTGTGCCCGAGCCGCCGTCGGAGCCGGTCGACATCGTTTACCTTTGTTTTCCGAATAATCCGACCGGCGCCGTGGCCTCCCGGGAGCAGTTGACCCGCTGGGTTGAGTACGCGCGTAAACACGAGTCCATCATCCTGTTCGATGCGGCGTATGAGGCTTACATCAGCGATCCAAAAATTCCGCACTCGATTTTCGAAATCCCAGGTGCCTGCGAATGCGCGGTGGAGTTTCGCAGTTTCTCCAAGAATGGCGGGTTCACCGGCGTGCGTTGCGGATTCACAGTCATGCCGAAGAGTTTGCTGGCGCGCACGGCGGGCGGCGAGCGGAAGCCGATCCACCCTCTTTGGCATCGCCGCTGGAGCACAAAAGCCAACAGTGTGAGTTATCCGGTTCAACGGGGCGCCGAGGCCATTTACACGCCGGAAGGGCGCGAGCAGGTGCGCCATTTGATCGATCATTACATGGGGAACGCGCGGATCCTGCGCGAAGCGGCGGAGCACGCCGGTCTCGAGGTTTATGGTGGCGTGAACGCGCCCTACATTTGGGTCTCGACGCCTCCCGGCCTGACGAGCTGGCAGATGTTCGATCGGATGTTGCACGAGCTTAACGTCGTGATCACGCCCGGGAGCGGATTCGGATCCTGCGGCGAAGGGTTCTTCCGCATCTCGGCCTTCAACAGCCGGGAAAACGCAGAGGAAGTGGGACGGCGCCTTATTGGAGACGGCCTGCCACCAGGCCGTTGA
- a CDS encoding PRC-barrel domain-containing protein, producing the protein MKKSLLLGATLAVLGLAIAPVFAQTTQSTTTTTTGYIQSSSVIGSKIKDSRGQDVGEIKDFVLDRNSGCLAYVVLSTRGGGTTTTSTTTTTKTVAAPWSVFSVSSEPRVYVTRVEREKIYSAPVWESTRIEEYSRPEYISGVYGYFGVTPSFSIGVTNTSTSGTTTTTNASASTNATAVPATSVTPAASAAPSPSGTAAAIVTPKPTPMSPATSSPSKPAASASASKPSTAKSPASESASSPSSKSTKKKSSADTATDESTKTESTQSDSTKSSSKKSEAKTEKSPKSDSATESTTSESKPKKSQKSEKKTSEPEAAPTP; encoded by the coding sequence ATGAAAAAATCACTTCTGTTGGGAGCAACTTTGGCCGTATTGGGTCTCGCCATTGCTCCTGTTTTCGCTCAGACGACCCAGAGCACGACCACAACCACAACGGGTTACATTCAAAGTAGCAGCGTTATCGGTTCCAAAATCAAGGATTCACGCGGACAGGATGTCGGCGAGATCAAGGATTTCGTGCTCGATCGAAACAGCGGTTGCCTCGCTTACGTGGTTCTTTCAACCAGAGGGGGCGGGACGACGACAACGAGTACCACGACCACGACAAAAACCGTCGCGGCGCCCTGGAGCGTCTTTTCGGTAAGCTCCGAACCGCGCGTATACGTCACGCGAGTGGAGCGGGAAAAAATCTACAGCGCCCCAGTGTGGGAATCGACTCGGATCGAAGAATACAGCCGGCCGGAATATATCAGCGGTGTTTACGGCTACTTCGGCGTGACGCCAAGCTTTAGTATCGGCGTGACGAATACCAGCACGAGCGGGACGACGACAACTACGAACGCGAGCGCCTCGACCAATGCAACCGCGGTGCCGGCGACGAGTGTTACGCCCGCCGCGTCGGCAGCGCCGAGCCCGAGTGGGACAGCTGCGGCCATCGTGACTCCGAAGCCAACGCCTATGAGCCCGGCCACGTCCTCGCCCTCGAAGCCGGCCGCCAGCGCCTCCGCTTCGAAACCTTCCACCGCCAAGAGCCCGGCGTCTGAAAGCGCGAGCAGCCCTTCGTCAAAGAGCACGAAGAAGAAGAGTAGCGCCGATACCGCGACGGATGAGTCGACGAAGACCGAATCCACCCAGAGCGACTCGACCAAGAGCAGCTCGAAGAAGTCCGAGGCCAAGACCGAGAAATCGCCGAAGAGCGATTCCGCCACGGAAAGCACGACGAGCGAATCGAAGCCAAAGAAATCGCAAAAATCCGAGAAAAAGACTTCCGAACCGGAAGCGGCTCCGACGCCGTAA
- a CDS encoding pectinesterase family protein, whose product MALASASSAIGRDYFVNPAGADGAFPTVQSAVDAVQDQTETDRANIFIAPGRYVERVIVDKPWVTFIGQGAGPENVTISYHITQTPASLNEVVSIHPSATAFMARNLTFENSTPQSSLFQALATRCDADRAVFDNVRFLGYQDTLLVWSSTRQYFSNSFITGDADFIFGNATAVFDHCTIESTGLGYLTAADTLRVIANGLIFLDCELVKGFSRENGTTAPNNSVFLGRPWFYSPSQQMPSVIYIRTRMGTHITQAGWDPWNSLMDPGTNRDPFTRVSEWGSMSLSGQLLADSDGNGTPNGRVAWADPMTAEQAANYTLQNIFGPVDFWNATTQPESAGPYESQGAPWDPQLQMLWLPVKPGAKPQFFNISTRLRIDATQNVGIGGFIITGTAPKKVVVRAIGPSLQAAGLTDALADPVLTVHGVSGEIATNDNWQDDAVSAAELETKSLSPAHELESALVLTLAPGSYTAVVRGHDGTLGTALVEVYDGDLPADSQLGNISTLGFAGTGDNVLIAGVVIGGPTAGQVVLRAIGPSLTAFGVANTLQDPMLQLYDANGSLTGNDDWGTSVNGQPIPASLQPTNPRESALQTSLAPGHYTAIVQGKGATTGVALVEAYNLE is encoded by the coding sequence ATGGCTCTGGCTTCGGCCAGCAGCGCGATCGGTCGCGATTATTTTGTGAATCCGGCCGGCGCGGACGGCGCCTTTCCGACGGTCCAAAGCGCTGTCGATGCCGTCCAAGATCAGACGGAAACGGACCGGGCGAATATCTTTATCGCGCCAGGGAGGTACGTCGAGCGGGTGATTGTCGATAAACCATGGGTCACCTTCATTGGCCAGGGCGCAGGACCGGAGAACGTGACCATTTCATACCACATCACGCAGACGCCGGCGTCGCTGAATGAGGTGGTCTCGATCCATCCGAGCGCGACGGCTTTCATGGCGCGCAACCTGACTTTCGAGAATTCCACGCCCCAAAGCAGTTTGTTTCAGGCCCTGGCGACACGCTGCGACGCAGACCGGGCCGTGTTCGATAATGTTCGTTTCCTCGGCTACCAGGACACGCTTCTCGTCTGGAGCTCGACCAGACAGTACTTCAGTAACAGCTTCATCACGGGCGACGCCGATTTCATTTTCGGAAACGCGACCGCGGTCTTCGACCACTGCACGATCGAGAGCACGGGCTTGGGCTATCTCACCGCCGCCGACACGCTGCGCGTCATCGCCAATGGATTGATCTTTCTCGATTGCGAGCTCGTGAAAGGGTTTTCACGAGAGAACGGCACGACCGCTCCGAACAATTCCGTTTTCCTCGGCCGGCCGTGGTTTTATTCGCCGTCCCAGCAAATGCCGAGCGTGATTTACATTCGGACACGAATGGGAACGCATATCACGCAGGCAGGTTGGGACCCGTGGAACAGTCTCATGGACCCCGGCACAAATCGCGATCCGTTCACCCGCGTCTCGGAGTGGGGTAGCATGAGCCTCAGCGGCCAGCTGCTGGCGGATTCCGACGGGAATGGGACTCCCAATGGTCGAGTCGCGTGGGCCGATCCGATGACCGCGGAACAAGCGGCCAATTATACCCTGCAAAATATCTTTGGACCGGTGGATTTCTGGAACGCGACGACGCAGCCCGAGAGCGCCGGGCCTTATGAGAGCCAGGGAGCGCCGTGGGATCCGCAGCTCCAAATGCTCTGGCTGCCGGTGAAGCCAGGCGCGAAGCCGCAATTCTTCAATATCTCCACAAGACTCCGGATCGACGCCACCCAGAATGTGGGGATCGGCGGTTTCATCATTACGGGAACCGCGCCGAAGAAGGTCGTCGTGCGCGCCATTGGTCCGTCGTTGCAGGCCGCGGGTTTGACGGATGCCCTGGCGGACCCAGTGCTGACGGTGCACGGAGTGAGCGGAGAGATCGCAACCAACGATAATTGGCAGGACGATGCCGTGTCTGCCGCGGAGTTGGAGACGAAGAGTTTGTCGCCGGCGCACGAGCTCGAGTCGGCTCTAGTCCTGACGCTTGCCCCCGGCTCCTACACAGCCGTGGTTCGCGGACACGATGGGACCCTTGGGACTGCACTCGTCGAGGTTTATGATGGCGATCTTCCCGCGGATTCGCAGTTGGGAAATATCAGCACCCTGGGGTTCGCCGGCACCGGGGACAATGTCTTGATCGCCGGCGTCGTCATCGGCGGCCCGACTGCGGGGCAGGTGGTATTGCGCGCGATCGGCCCCTCGCTGACGGCATTTGGCGTGGCGAACACGCTCCAGGATCCAATGCTGCAGCTTTACGATGCGAACGGAAGTCTCACCGGTAACGACGACTGGGGGACGTCGGTAAACGGCCAACCCATTCCCGCTTCTTTGCAGCCGACGAATCCGCGTGAGTCTGCTCTGCAAACCAGCCTGGCTCCCGGGCATTACACCGCGATCGTGCAAGGCAAAGGGGCGACGACGGGCGTGGCTTTGGTGGAAGCTTACAATTTGGAATAG
- a CDS encoding GIY-YIG nuclease family protein yields the protein MAWVYILRGSTGRHYIGSTVDLDARFAQHIRGHTATTKRLGEKLEIVAAKRFSSLSEARSVECRLKKKKNPKLAIYYLRR from the coding sequence ATGGCTTGGGTCTATATCCTCCGCGGTTCCACCGGTCGCCATTACATTGGCTCAACCGTCGATCTCGATGCACGCTTCGCGCAGCATATTCGTGGTCACACCGCAACCACGAAGCGTCTCGGTGAGAAACTTGAAATTGTTGCAGCAAAGAGATTTTCGTCGCTAAGCGAGGCCCGCTCGGTCGAATGTCGATTGAAAAAAAAGAAGAACCCTAAACTCGCGATTTACTATTTGCGCCGGTAG
- a CDS encoding AMP-binding protein, which produces MAKSSGVESVLRFFGLGIARVIYRVSTVGREDLPTGGFLLLPNHITWVDAIVLSLACPRPVRFIIDAGVYKNRVLNPVLRAVGCIPITARKAKDAMREAVARIEAGEIVCLFPEGELTRIGSLLRLRRGYEIIARQAEAPVVPVWLDRLWGSIFSFKGGRFFTKWPSAVPYRVMVAFGQPLPADAADIASVREELLKLGEFCYSQRPILREHLGRACLRGLKRHPFRTALTDGLDGSTLSRSKLLGVALALSRHLKTNCPEKRIGVVLPPGKGGVVANLAVTLANKVPVNLNFTSPRDAVESAIEQGRVTTIISARALAKRLEDFPWTQNVIHLDEVLPPMKKKILGSWIAALILPASILARRLRLPRIGDHEEAVLLFTSGSSGKPKGVVLSHRNIVGNVSQFAVFLEAKKNDVILGSLPFFHSFGCTVTLWYPLIERVRVVTYPNPLEAKKIAGLVEEHAITVMLATPTFLRAYLRKAEPPQLRSVRLLITGAEKLPDELANAFAVQFGKEVMQGYGLTETSPVVSVNLPQLTPSKPGQSVQPSNRLGATGKLLPGIAAEIRDPETNAHRSLHETGMLWLRGPNIFEGYLDAPEQTAAVLRDGWFMTGDIGRFDEDGFLFIEGRLSRFSKIGGEMVPHETIEQKIITTLNLDQSTRMVAVMGVPDAAKGEALILLSSIELDLPTLRSALAESGVPNLWIPRTVRRVEAIPVLGSGKLDLASCKRLVEEG; this is translated from the coding sequence ATGGCTAAATCTTCCGGCGTCGAAAGCGTGCTCCGTTTTTTTGGCTTGGGCATCGCGCGGGTGATTTATCGCGTTTCCACCGTGGGCCGCGAAGATCTCCCGACGGGCGGTTTCCTTCTCCTGCCGAATCACATCACCTGGGTGGACGCCATCGTGCTCTCGCTTGCCTGTCCGCGCCCGGTTCGGTTCATCATCGACGCGGGCGTGTACAAGAATCGTGTTCTTAATCCTGTGTTGCGAGCGGTCGGTTGCATCCCAATCACGGCCCGCAAAGCGAAAGACGCGATGCGCGAGGCGGTCGCGCGGATTGAGGCGGGCGAGATTGTCTGTCTGTTCCCCGAGGGCGAACTCACGCGAATCGGATCGCTTCTGCGCCTGCGCCGCGGTTATGAAATCATCGCCCGGCAGGCGGAAGCGCCGGTCGTCCCTGTCTGGCTCGACCGTCTTTGGGGTTCGATCTTTTCTTTCAAGGGCGGACGCTTTTTTACGAAATGGCCCAGCGCGGTGCCGTATCGGGTGATGGTCGCATTCGGCCAGCCCCTGCCGGCGGATGCGGCCGACATCGCCAGCGTGCGCGAAGAGCTGCTCAAGCTCGGGGAATTTTGTTACAGCCAGCGGCCGATCCTGCGCGAGCACCTCGGGCGCGCCTGTTTGCGCGGACTCAAACGCCATCCGTTTCGAACCGCGCTCACCGACGGCCTGGACGGGAGCACCTTGTCGCGAAGTAAGTTGCTCGGGGTCGCCCTCGCGTTGAGCCGGCACCTGAAAACTAATTGTCCGGAAAAGCGGATCGGAGTTGTCCTTCCGCCGGGCAAAGGCGGCGTGGTCGCGAATCTAGCCGTGACCCTCGCGAACAAGGTCCCGGTGAACCTGAACTTCACCAGCCCGCGCGACGCGGTCGAGTCCGCAATCGAGCAGGGGCGCGTTACCACCATCATCAGCGCGCGAGCGCTGGCCAAACGGCTCGAGGATTTTCCCTGGACGCAAAACGTCATTCACCTGGACGAAGTGCTGCCGCCGATGAAGAAAAAGATCCTCGGTTCGTGGATCGCCGCGCTCATTTTGCCGGCGTCCATCCTGGCCCGGCGCCTTCGGTTACCGCGAATCGGCGACCACGAAGAAGCCGTTCTCTTGTTCACGAGCGGAAGTTCCGGGAAACCGAAAGGCGTGGTCCTGAGCCACCGCAATATTGTCGGCAACGTCTCGCAATTCGCCGTGTTCCTCGAAGCGAAAAAGAACGACGTGATCCTCGGGTCGCTCCCGTTTTTTCACAGCTTCGGCTGCACGGTCACGCTTTGGTATCCGCTCATCGAGAGGGTGCGCGTGGTCACTTACCCGAATCCGTTGGAAGCGAAAAAGATCGCGGGATTGGTGGAAGAGCATGCGATCACGGTGATGCTGGCGACGCCGACATTTCTCCGGGCCTACTTGCGCAAGGCCGAGCCGCCGCAGTTGCGCAGCGTCCGTCTCCTGATCACCGGCGCGGAAAAATTGCCGGACGAACTGGCGAACGCGTTCGCCGTGCAATTCGGCAAGGAGGTGATGCAAGGCTACGGGCTTACCGAGACATCGCCGGTGGTCAGCGTGAATCTTCCGCAGTTGACGCCTTCGAAGCCTGGCCAAAGCGTCCAGCCTTCGAATCGTCTCGGCGCGACTGGCAAACTGCTCCCGGGGATCGCGGCGGAAATTCGCGATCCGGAAACGAACGCGCACCGGTCGCTTCACGAAACGGGAATGCTCTGGCTGCGCGGCCCGAACATTTTCGAAGGTTACCTCGACGCTCCGGAACAAACCGCCGCGGTCTTGCGTGACGGCTGGTTCATGACCGGCGACATCGGACGTTTCGACGAAGACGGGTTTCTTTTCATCGAAGGGCGCCTGTCGCGTTTCTCGAAGATTGGGGGCGAGATGGTGCCGCACGAAACAATCGAACAGAAGATCATCACGACGTTGAACCTGGATCAGTCGACGCGCATGGTCGCGGTCATGGGTGTGCCGGACGCGGCCAAGGGTGAAGCGCTCATTCTCCTGAGCAGCATCGAGCTGGATTTGCCGACGCTGCGATCGGCCCTGGCTGAGTCCGGAGTTCCGAACTTGTGGATTCCAAGGACGGTCCGCCGCGTGGAAGCGATTCCTGTTCTCGGCTCTGGCAAACTCGATCTCGCGAGCTGCAAACGGCTCGTGGAGGAGGGTTAA
- a CDS encoding DUF5655 domain-containing protein produces MATKRRPPLWRCPECGRAFANRNQSHACGNYTLASHFDDKPKTVRAIFDKLLAVARRNGPVTVLPEKTRIAFQVRMSFAAFVIRRNWVDGHVVLARRLENPRFRRIETFSPRNHLHAFRFESVDEIDDEAAAWFTEAYQVGQQRHLG; encoded by the coding sequence ATGGCAACGAAACGGCGCCCTCCCCTCTGGCGTTGTCCTGAGTGCGGCCGCGCTTTCGCCAATCGCAATCAATCCCACGCCTGCGGGAATTACACCCTCGCTTCACATTTCGACGACAAACCGAAAACGGTCCGTGCCATTTTCGATAAGCTGCTCGCAGTCGCCAGGCGGAACGGGCCGGTAACTGTTCTGCCCGAGAAAACCCGGATCGCGTTTCAGGTTCGGATGAGCTTTGCCGCCTTCGTCATCCGACGAAACTGGGTGGACGGACACGTCGTCCTCGCGCGCCGCCTGGAGAACCCGCGCTTTCGCCGAATCGAGACTTTTTCGCCGCGAAATCATCTTCACGCCTTTCGATTCGAGAGCGTGGACGAGATCGACGACGAAGCCGCCGCCTGGTTTACCGAAGCCTATCAAGTCGGCCAGCAGCGCCATCTCGGTTGA
- a CDS encoding superoxide dismutase, protein MAYELPKLPYAYDALEPHIDARTMEIHHTKHHQTYITNVNNALKDKPELANKSVEDLIKDLNSVPEDIRGVVRNNGGGHANHSFFWKIMGPNAGGEPSGKLGDDIKSTFGSFDAFKEKFADAGAKRFGSGWAWLIKNKSGKLEVVSTPNQDSPLMEGNTPLLGVDVWEHAYYLNYQNRRPDYIKAWWNVVNWDEVAKNY, encoded by the coding sequence ATGGCCTACGAATTACCAAAACTGCCCTACGCCTACGACGCGCTTGAGCCGCACATCGATGCGCGCACGATGGAAATCCATCACACCAAGCATCACCAGACTTACATCACCAACGTCAACAACGCCCTCAAGGATAAACCCGAACTCGCGAACAAATCCGTCGAGGATCTGATCAAGGACCTCAATTCTGTGCCGGAAGACATTCGCGGCGTCGTCCGCAACAACGGCGGCGGGCACGCGAACCATTCTTTCTTCTGGAAGATCATGGGCCCGAACGCCGGCGGCGAACCGTCCGGCAAACTCGGCGATGACATCAAATCCACTTTCGGGAGCTTCGACGCTTTCAAGGAAAAGTTCGCCGATGCCGGAGCCAAACGTTTCGGGAGCGGCTGGGCGTGGCTGATCAAGAACAAGAGCGGCAAACTCGAAGTCGTTTCTACTCCGAACCAGGACAGCCCGCTCATGGAGGGCAACACGCCACTCCTCGGAGTCGATGTCTGGGAGCACGCCTATTACCTGAACTACCAGAACCGCCGGCCCGATTACATCAAGGCCTGGTGGAACGTGGTGAACTGGGACGAAGTCGCGAAGAACTATTAA
- a CDS encoding MFS transporter, with product MMTKDSPGRLGARTAVALLLSINIFNYVDRQILAAVEPSIRAAFFLPGDKNALAISGSLGSAFLVTYMLVAPALGWLADRFSRWVIIGLAVIFWSFATAGSGLAATYGILFFTRILVGVGEGGYGPAAPTILADLFPIEKRGRIMSFFFAAIPVGSALGYVIGGAVLTHLTFVAEPDRWRWALCLVAVPGIALGLWCFLQRDPRAVHGVRPEKQRAKWGDYLTIIRTPSFLINCGAQTAMTFAAGGIGWWIAAYLKDRGLPSSSTEIFGVIIAVAGLTSTLIGGWLADRLRNKYRGSYFLVSGWGMLCAFPLFVAMLFTPFPFAWLWMFGSVFFLFLNTGPSNTALANVTSPKVRATAFAFNILMLHMFGDVPAFPAIGYVAGHSNWTTAFLVVSGMMLLAGVLWLIGAKFLPRDIARVEAAAA from the coding sequence ATGATGACAAAGGATTCCCCTGGCCGCCTGGGAGCACGCACCGCAGTCGCGCTCTTGCTTTCGATCAATATTTTTAATTATGTCGACCGGCAAATCCTGGCGGCCGTCGAACCTTCTATCCGGGCGGCGTTTTTTCTGCCGGGGGACAAAAACGCCCTCGCGATCAGCGGTAGCCTTGGAAGTGCGTTTCTTGTCACCTACATGCTGGTCGCGCCTGCGCTCGGCTGGCTGGCGGACCGTTTTTCGCGCTGGGTTATTATCGGACTCGCGGTTATTTTTTGGAGCTTCGCCACCGCCGGTTCCGGTTTGGCTGCGACTTACGGCATTTTGTTTTTTACCCGCATTCTTGTTGGAGTCGGGGAAGGCGGATACGGACCGGCGGCGCCGACAATTTTGGCGGATCTGTTTCCGATTGAGAAACGCGGCCGCATTATGTCTTTCTTTTTCGCGGCCATTCCGGTCGGCAGCGCGCTGGGTTACGTCATTGGCGGAGCGGTCCTGACGCATTTGACTTTCGTGGCCGAGCCGGACCGGTGGCGCTGGGCCTTATGCCTGGTGGCAGTCCCGGGAATCGCTCTCGGCCTTTGGTGTTTTTTGCAGCGAGACCCACGTGCCGTCCACGGCGTGCGTCCCGAGAAACAACGCGCGAAATGGGGGGACTACCTTACGATCATTCGAACGCCTTCCTTCCTTATAAACTGCGGAGCTCAGACGGCGATGACCTTCGCGGCGGGTGGGATCGGCTGGTGGATCGCGGCATATTTGAAGGATCGTGGTTTGCCTTCATCCTCCACCGAGATTTTCGGAGTCATCATTGCCGTTGCGGGTCTGACCTCGACTTTGATCGGCGGTTGGCTGGCGGATCGTCTTCGCAATAAGTATCGTGGTTCCTACTTCCTCGTCTCAGGCTGGGGAATGCTCTGCGCCTTTCCCCTTTTCGTGGCCATGTTGTTTACGCCCTTTCCATTCGCCTGGCTGTGGATGTTTGGGTCGGTCTTCTTCTTGTTTCTCAACACCGGACCGTCGAACACGGCGTTGGCCAACGTTACGTCGCCGAAGGTGCGCGCGACAGCGTTTGCCTTTAACATCCTCATGCTTCACATGTTTGGCGACGTTCCGGCATTTCCCGCAATCGGCTATGTGGCTGGCCACAGTAATTGGACGACTGCGTTTCTCGTCGTCTCGGGAATGATGCTTTTGGCGGGGGTTCTTTGGCTGATTGGGGCGAAGTTTTTGCCCCGCGACATTGCCCGTGTCGAGGCGGCCGCTGCCTGA